In a genomic window of uncultured Flavobacterium sp.:
- a CDS encoding 2TM domain-containing protein — protein MREFRRHLYEHYTKEFSDDERYNFAYRKVREIKRFYWRLTIYLIVNTILIISLLNNDYLGIGYNGATYGIFDLRTYTITIFWGIFVLIGAYRVFGRDLFFGDEWEQKKIQKIMEKEVQNKNKWE, from the coding sequence ATGAGAGAATTTAGAAGACACTTATACGAACATTATACAAAAGAATTTAGCGATGATGAACGATACAATTTTGCATATAGAAAAGTAAGAGAAATTAAACGTTTTTATTGGCGTCTGACAATATATTTAATTGTCAATACGATTCTTATTATTTCACTTTTGAATAATGATTATTTAGGAATAGGATATAATGGCGCAACTTATGGGATTTTTGATCTGCGTACTTATACTATAACAATATTCTGGGGAATATTTGTTTTAATTGGTGCATATAGGGTATTTGGTCGTGATTTGTTTTTTGGTGATGAATGGGAGCAAAAGAAAATCCAAAAAATTATGGAGAAAGAAGTTCAGAATAAAAATAAATGGGAGTAA
- a CDS encoding 2TM domain-containing protein, which translates to MGRFRRRMYEEYAHEFSTDESYNIAYRKVKRIKGFYSHLKVYIIVNIIIIISNLNRGHFGYVGNHFEVRGFRDWEIYSTAFFWGIALVIHAFSVFGRDFFFGDEWEQKKIQKIMEKETQNKNKWQ; encoded by the coding sequence ATGGGACGATTTAGAAGACGCATGTACGAAGAATATGCACACGAATTTAGTACAGACGAAAGTTATAATATAGCTTACAGAAAAGTAAAGAGAATAAAAGGATTTTACTCGCATTTGAAGGTTTATATAATAGTGAATATTATTATCATTATTTCAAATTTGAATAGAGGGCATTTTGGTTATGTAGGAAATCATTTTGAAGTAAGAGGTTTCAGAGATTGGGAAATTTATTCAACTGCATTTTTTTGGGGAATAGCCTTAGTTATTCATGCATTTTCTGTTTTTGGTCGTGATTTCTTTTTTGGTGACGAATGGGAACAAAAGAAAATCCAGAAAATTATGGAGAAAGAAACTCAGAATAAAAATAAATGGCAATAA
- a CDS encoding 2TM domain-containing protein, translating into MDVKFTEEDKYYIAKKKVENIKGFYGNLTSFIIVNIILIVINLWTSPQYLWFFWPLLWWGIGVVFHGLKVFEVFPVLGKDWEERKIKELMEKEKENQNKWQ; encoded by the coding sequence ATGGACGTGAAATTTACTGAAGAGGATAAATATTATATAGCAAAAAAGAAAGTAGAAAATATTAAAGGTTTCTACGGAAATCTGACTTCTTTTATCATTGTCAATATTATATTGATAGTCATAAATTTGTGGACATCACCACAATATTTATGGTTTTTTTGGCCGCTATTATGGTGGGGAATTGGAGTTGTTTTTCATGGATTAAAAGTTTTTGAAGTATTTCCGGTTTTAGGAAAAGACTGGGAAGAAAGAAAAATCAAGGAATTGATGGAAAAAGAAAAAGAGAATCAAAACAAATGGCAATAA
- a CDS encoding 2TM domain-containing protein — MERDFDNDPEKNELRQIASRKVVKLKSFYIHAFFYSIGLILFTLKNYFGLPLNVFPVRYLNSLVMIVWSTAFLVSAVDIFASFKIFGEEWEERKLKSILEKKEKKQKWE, encoded by the coding sequence ATGGAAAGAGATTTTGATAATGACCCGGAAAAAAATGAACTGCGACAAATAGCAAGCAGAAAAGTTGTTAAACTGAAATCATTTTACATTCATGCTTTTTTCTATAGTATTGGATTGATTTTATTTACTTTAAAAAACTATTTCGGACTTCCGTTGAATGTATTTCCAGTTCGATATTTAAATAGTTTGGTAATGATAGTTTGGAGCACTGCATTTCTGGTATCTGCAGTTGATATATTTGCTTCTTTTAAAATTTTTGGAGAAGAATGGGAAGAGCGTAAGCTGAAAAGCATCTTAGAGAAAAAAGAGAAAAAACAAAAATGGGAGTAA
- a CDS encoding 2TM domain-containing protein, producing MKTNYSDTERYYQAQKKVEEIKKFYQHLAVYLLCNPIVIVVNLMTSPGYLYFWYSLLGWGVGVALHGLKAFDCFPFFNKEWEQQKIKEIMDKEIESQKQIWK from the coding sequence ATGAAAACAAATTATTCAGATACAGAACGCTATTATCAGGCTCAAAAAAAGGTCGAAGAAATTAAAAAGTTTTACCAGCATTTAGCGGTTTATCTTCTCTGTAATCCAATTGTAATTGTTGTGAATTTAATGACTTCGCCAGGTTACTTATATTTTTGGTATTCTTTGTTGGGTTGGGGAGTTGGAGTTGCTTTACACGGATTGAAAGCTTTTGATTGTTTTCCGTTTTTTAATAAAGAATGGGAACAACAAAAAATAAAAGAAATCATGGATAAAGAGATAGAAAGTCAAAAACAAATTTGGAAATAA
- a CDS encoding 2TM domain-containing protein yields MVTNCHIDQGKFEFQQIFNKKIVKLRLFCFHALVYGIGVRVFILKEYFGVHFDFFPVKYLNSVVMIIWTSVFLFSAIDLIVSYTIFGKKWEERKLKSILEKKQQKQKWV; encoded by the coding sequence ATGGTAACTAATTGTCATATTGATCAGGGAAAATTTGAGTTTCAACAGATCTTCAACAAAAAGATCGTTAAACTTAGATTGTTTTGTTTTCATGCGCTTGTATATGGTATTGGAGTTCGTGTTTTTATTTTGAAAGAATATTTTGGCGTTCACTTTGATTTTTTTCCAGTCAAGTATTTAAATTCTGTTGTAATGATAATCTGGACTAGTGTGTTTTTGTTTTCTGCTATTGATTTAATTGTTTCATATACAATTTTTGGAAAAAAATGGGAAGAGCGTAAGTTAAAAAGCATCTTAGAGAAAAAACAGCAAAAACAAAAATGGGTTTAA
- a CDS encoding histidine kinase, whose protein sequence is MKDHRYVYGSLKSGTIVSFKISMIFAIIFIALLGEDLTIKNVLVTFFVSCLYSFGLGFGNGYINVLLDKKWDWLEQTNLRVYYGILVTVLYTIPVVLGINYFIFVVLQNVTLDVFFGARMLWVHLFYIILSLGVSTFMQARSFMVKWKQASKFEITQQKIIAGTANAKFESLKNQIDPHFLFNSLNVLSSLIEENPDNAQRFTTSLSKIYRYVLEQKDKELVSVEDELSFAKTYMNLLKMRFENSLFYELPTTNINPDAKVVPLSLQLLLENTVKHNVVSEQKPLHIRIFVDGDYLAIQNDFQKKEVLQDRQGVGLQNIVNRYGIVTNRKVLIEQNEKTFTVKIPILTKQITVMENNAEYTDENKAYFRAKKRVEELKGFYANVISYCCVIPCLIFVNLTFSPGFQWFWFSALGWGFGVAMHAFKVFGYSSNWEERKIREILERENNKQSWK, encoded by the coding sequence ATGAAAGATCATAGATATGTATACGGGAGTTTAAAAAGCGGAACAATTGTTTCGTTTAAGATTTCTATGATTTTTGCTATAATATTTATAGCGCTTCTGGGAGAAGATTTAACGATCAAAAACGTTCTTGTTACTTTTTTTGTTAGCTGCCTTTATTCTTTTGGACTTGGTTTTGGAAATGGATACATCAATGTGCTCTTAGATAAAAAATGGGATTGGCTCGAGCAAACAAATCTTAGGGTTTATTATGGAATCCTGGTGACAGTTTTGTACACAATTCCAGTAGTTTTAGGAATAAACTATTTCATTTTTGTTGTCTTGCAAAATGTAACTCTCGATGTTTTTTTTGGCGCAAGAATGCTTTGGGTACATCTATTTTATATCATTCTTTCGTTAGGAGTTTCGACTTTCATGCAAGCGAGAAGTTTTATGGTAAAGTGGAAACAAGCTTCTAAGTTTGAAATAACGCAACAAAAGATTATCGCAGGAACGGCAAATGCTAAATTCGAAAGTTTAAAAAATCAAATTGACCCGCATTTTCTTTTCAATAGCTTGAATGTTTTAAGCTCTTTAATCGAAGAAAATCCAGATAATGCACAACGATTTACTACTTCTTTGTCTAAAATTTATCGCTACGTTTTAGAGCAAAAAGACAAAGAATTGGTTTCTGTTGAAGATGAATTGTCATTCGCAAAAACGTATATGAATTTGTTGAAAATGCGTTTTGAGAATAGTTTGTTTTACGAATTGCCAACAACAAATATAAATCCCGATGCAAAAGTAGTTCCTTTATCATTACAGCTTTTGCTAGAAAATACGGTAAAACATAATGTTGTAAGCGAGCAAAAACCATTACATATTCGAATTTTTGTTGATGGAGATTATTTGGCAATTCAGAATGATTTTCAGAAAAAAGAAGTTCTACAAGACAGGCAAGGAGTTGGATTGCAAAATATTGTAAATCGATACGGAATTGTAACCAATAGAAAAGTTTTGATCGAACAAAATGAAAAAACTTTTACAGTTAAAATTCCAATTTTAACGAAACAAATTACGGTTATGGAAAATAATGCAGAATATACAGATGAAAATAAAGCTTATTTCAGAGCTAAAAAAAGAGTAGAAGAATTAAAAGGATTTTATGCAAATGTCATTTCATATTGTTGCGTGATTCCTTGTTTGATCTTCGTGAATTTGACCTTTTCTCCCGGATTTCAGTGGTTTTGGTTTTCAGCTTTAGGTTGGGGATTTGGAGTTGCAATGCATGCTTTTAAAGTTTTTGGATACAGCTCAAATTGGGAAGAACGAAAAATCAGAGAGATTTTGGAAAGAGAAAATAACAAACAAAGCTGGAAATAA
- a CDS encoding DUF2141 domain-containing protein: protein MTKIITIITLFICSLLSAQNVKLTVTVSGLKNDTGIVKVGLYNSDGTFLKTTYKSLTSEIKNNQVVVTFDNLSTGEYAISTYHDENNNGKLDRNAMGIPSEAYAASNNAKGFMGPPSYKDAKFLIDKDSKIEITL from the coding sequence ATGACCAAAATTATTACAATAATCACATTATTTATCTGCAGTTTGTTGTCTGCTCAAAATGTAAAATTAACTGTTACTGTTTCAGGTTTAAAAAATGATACAGGAATTGTAAAAGTAGGTTTGTACAACTCAGACGGAACATTTCTTAAAACGACTTATAAAAGTCTTACTTCTGAAATTAAAAACAATCAGGTAGTTGTAACATTTGATAATCTTTCGACAGGAGAATATGCAATTTCAACTTATCACGACGAAAACAATAACGGAAAGTTAGATAGAAATGCAATGGGAATACCTTCTGAAGCTTATGCAGCGTCAAACAACGCTAAAGGATTTATGGGACCTCCTTCTTATAAAGATGCTAAATTCCTTATTGATAAAGATTCAAAAATTGAAATAACATTATAA
- a CDS encoding TonB-dependent receptor, with product MKTKLLFTITFLLLTSFIFAQNVISGKVVDQKGKPVPGANIYLDGTYDGATSSETGDFSFETTTTGNQTIVVSFLLYETFKTEIDVANYKNQTVKLRENVNALDAVVITAGTLESGDKARVSVLKPLDIVTTAGSAGNIIAALQTLPGTQTVGEDGRLFVRGGEASETQTFVDGLRVAQPYGATTNNLPTRSRFSPFLFSGIAFSTGGYSAEYGEALSSVLLLNTQDEPDQNKTDIALMTVGLGVGNTQKWKKSSFSINTNYINLAPYQAAIPQNVDWNNPYQSLGGEAVYRYHFERGIFKLYAAFDSEKFDLNQKNVNFVNPIRTDLNNNNFYLNASYKGDFGTGWQLTSGVSYGYSKNKIKYDINDVDSNENAMQLKLKLRKNISNYFKLSFGADYFITKFNENFDDNIAIKVANGYDSNIAAFYTEGDILFSKKLAMKVGLRYSNNSLLNENNVAPRASIAYKVSKTSQFSFAYGDFSQTPVVDYIKYSKYHQFESEKAQHYILNYQFTKPGQTFRAEAYYKNYSNLVQYDTKDIQYNSVFNNNGSGYAKGLDLFWRDSNLYKNLEYWISYSYIDSERQYKNFPTMATPSFIANHSLSIVTKYFITDWKSQIGFTNSFTTGRPYNDPNQTQFMSGKTKSYNSLSFNWAYLLTTQKILYFSVSNVIGTKNIYGYDYAKLPDANGVYNRQAVTPTADRFFFVGFFWTISQNKNENQLKNL from the coding sequence ATGAAAACCAAATTACTTTTTACAATTACTTTTTTACTTTTAACGTCTTTTATTTTTGCTCAGAATGTTATTTCTGGAAAAGTTGTAGATCAAAAAGGGAAACCGGTTCCGGGAGCAAATATCTATCTGGACGGGACTTATGACGGAGCAACAAGTTCTGAAACGGGAGATTTTTCTTTTGAAACCACTACAACAGGAAATCAAACAATAGTGGTTAGTTTTTTACTTTATGAAACTTTCAAAACAGAAATTGATGTTGCCAATTACAAAAATCAAACTGTTAAATTAAGAGAAAATGTAAACGCTCTTGATGCCGTAGTTATTACCGCAGGAACATTAGAATCCGGAGACAAAGCCAGAGTTTCTGTTTTAAAACCATTAGACATTGTTACAACTGCCGGTTCTGCCGGAAATATTATTGCAGCTTTACAAACTTTGCCAGGAACACAAACTGTGGGTGAAGACGGACGTTTATTTGTTCGTGGAGGAGAAGCGAGCGAAACGCAAACCTTTGTTGACGGACTTCGTGTGGCGCAACCTTATGGCGCAACGACAAATAATTTACCAACAAGAAGTAGATTTTCACCTTTCTTATTTAGTGGAATTGCGTTTTCAACAGGAGGTTATTCTGCTGAATATGGAGAAGCTTTATCAAGTGTTTTGCTTTTGAATACACAAGACGAACCGGACCAAAACAAAACAGATATTGCTTTAATGACCGTTGGTTTAGGAGTTGGGAATACTCAAAAATGGAAAAAAAGCTCTTTTAGTATCAATACCAATTATATTAATCTTGCGCCTTATCAGGCTGCAATTCCGCAAAATGTAGATTGGAATAATCCATATCAATCTTTGGGCGGAGAAGCAGTTTACAGATATCATTTCGAAAGAGGGATTTTTAAACTTTATGCTGCTTTCGATTCAGAGAAATTTGACTTAAATCAGAAAAATGTAAATTTTGTAAATCCAATCAGAACTGATTTAAATAATAATAATTTTTATTTGAATGCGTCTTACAAAGGAGATTTTGGAACAGGATGGCAACTTACATCAGGAGTTAGTTACGGTTACAGTAAAAATAAAATCAAGTATGATATAAATGATGTTGATAGCAACGAAAATGCAATGCAATTGAAATTGAAGTTGAGAAAAAATATTTCGAACTACTTTAAATTATCTTTTGGAGCTGATTATTTTATCACAAAATTCAATGAAAATTTCGATGATAATATTGCTATTAAAGTTGCAAACGGTTACGATTCTAATATTGCCGCTTTTTATACAGAAGGAGATATTTTATTCTCTAAAAAATTAGCGATGAAAGTAGGTTTGAGATATTCGAACAACAGTTTATTAAACGAAAACAATGTTGCTCCAAGAGCTTCTATTGCTTACAAAGTTTCAAAAACAAGTCAGTTTTCATTTGCTTATGGAGATTTTAGCCAGACTCCGGTTGTTGATTATATTAAATACTCTAAATACCACCAGTTTGAAAGTGAAAAAGCACAACATTATATTCTAAATTATCAGTTTACAAAACCTGGACAAACTTTTAGAGCAGAAGCTTACTATAAAAATTACAGCAACTTGGTTCAATACGATACAAAAGACATTCAATACAATTCGGTTTTCAATAATAACGGTTCAGGATATGCAAAAGGGCTTGATTTATTTTGGAGAGACAGCAATTTGTATAAAAACTTAGAATATTGGATCTCGTATTCTTATATCGATTCAGAAAGACAATACAAGAATTTTCCAACGATGGCAACACCAAGTTTTATTGCAAATCACAGTTTGTCAATTGTAACAAAGTATTTTATCACAGATTGGAAATCGCAAATAGGTTTCACCAACAGTTTCACAACCGGAAGACCTTATAATGATCCAAACCAAACTCAGTTTATGAGCGGAAAAACAAAATCATATAATAGTTTAAGTTTTAACTGGGCGTATTTATTGACAACACAAAAAATCTTGTATTTCTCTGTTTCGAATGTAATAGGAACAAAAAATATCTACGGATACGACTACGCAAAATTACCGGATGCAAACGGAGTTTATAACAGACAAGCCGTAACACCAACCGCTGATAGATTCTTTTTCGTAGGTTTCTTCTGGACGATTAGCCAGAATAAAAATGAGAATCAATTGAAAAATTTATAG
- a CDS encoding DinB family protein, with protein sequence MSESKRVSNLYQSIYNGNPWLEVTLADTLKDVTAAQAYKKINPNLNTIWEIVNHLIQWRRNILRRVQGEIITTPDHNYFVPILDSSEPAWEQSLQSLAKSQELWSACLSDFNDADFEKIDQNNNHNFYEDIHGIIQHDVYHLGQIVILKKLL encoded by the coding sequence ATGTCAGAAAGTAAAAGAGTTTCGAATTTATATCAATCCATTTACAATGGAAATCCGTGGCTTGAGGTTACCTTAGCAGATACTTTAAAAGATGTTACTGCAGCTCAGGCTTATAAAAAAATCAATCCGAATTTAAACACAATTTGGGAAATTGTAAATCATCTCATTCAATGGAGAAGAAACATATTAAGACGCGTTCAGGGAGAAATAATTACAACTCCTGATCATAATTATTTTGTACCAATCTTAGATTCGTCCGAACCAGCTTGGGAACAATCGCTGCAAAGTCTGGCAAAATCGCAGGAATTATGGAGCGCTTGTTTAAGTGATTTTAATGATGCTGATTTTGAGAAAATAGATCAAAATAATAATCATAATTTTTATGAAGATATTCATGGAATCATTCAGCATGATGTTTATCATTTAGGACAGATTGTTATTTTGAAGAAGTTACTATAA
- a CDS encoding YciI family protein, with product MKKSILLLAFLFINVIGFSQEKEVKFDENLAKSLHADEYGMKKYVFCLLKSGTNTTASKEESKKLFEGHMTNIGKLAKEGKLVVAGPFMKNDRNYRGIYIFNVETIEEAQALVATDPAIQAKLLEAELTPWYATAALQETLKIHEKIAKTKI from the coding sequence ATGAAAAAATCAATACTATTACTCGCATTTTTATTTATAAATGTCATCGGATTTTCTCAGGAAAAGGAAGTAAAATTCGACGAAAATTTGGCAAAATCATTACACGCTGACGAATACGGAATGAAGAAATATGTATTCTGCCTTTTGAAATCCGGAACAAATACTACGGCATCCAAAGAAGAATCCAAAAAATTATTTGAAGGTCATATGACCAATATTGGAAAACTAGCCAAAGAAGGAAAACTTGTCGTAGCCGGACCTTTCATGAAAAACGACAGAAATTATAGAGGAATCTATATTTTTAATGTTGAAACTATTGAAGAAGCACAAGCATTAGTTGCCACAGATCCTGCAATACAAGCAAAATTACTCGAAGCCGAATTAACGCCTTGGTACGCAACAGCAGCTTTGCAGGAAACTCTAAAAATTCATGAAAAAATTGCCAAGACTAAAATATAA
- a CDS encoding sugar O-acetyltransferase: MMTEKEKMISGEYYVAGDPVLVKERRKAKNLLHRLNVVEYRLTKKAKEILAELIPNTGKSFYIEPPFHCDYGYNISCGNNVYFNVNCVVLDCAPVNIGSNVFFAPNVQIYTATHPLDAELRKTLENALPISIGDDCWIGGNSVICPGVTIGKGCVIGAGSVVTKDIPDNSLAVGNPAKVIRKLNQEPESNS, translated from the coding sequence ATAATGACCGAAAAAGAAAAAATGATCTCGGGAGAATATTATGTTGCAGGAGATCCTGTTTTAGTAAAAGAACGCCGAAAAGCTAAAAATTTATTGCATCGCTTAAATGTTGTCGAATATCGTTTGACAAAAAAAGCAAAAGAAATTCTAGCCGAATTAATTCCAAATACTGGTAAGAGTTTTTATATAGAACCTCCGTTTCATTGTGATTATGGTTATAATATTTCTTGTGGCAACAATGTTTATTTTAATGTAAATTGTGTTGTTCTGGATTGTGCGCCGGTAAATATTGGGTCAAATGTATTTTTTGCACCAAATGTTCAAATTTATACCGCAACACATCCGCTTGACGCTGAATTAAGAAAAACACTCGAAAATGCTTTGCCAATTTCTATTGGTGACGATTGCTGGATTGGCGGAAATTCTGTAATTTGCCCAGGCGTAACCATAGGAAAAGGCTGTGTTATTGGCGCCGGATCTGTGGTTACAAAAGATATTCCGGACAATTCACTTGCAGTTGGAAATCCAGCGAAAGTAATTCGAAAATTAAATCAAGAACCTGAATCAAATTCATAA
- a CDS encoding VOC family protein, with translation MLTLNKVHHIAILCSDYQKSKTFYTEVLGLTIIREIYREERQSYKLDLALNGIYVVELFSFPNPPKRPSRPEAVGLRHLAFEVINLEETIAFLDTKNIESEPIRIDETTEKRFTFIADPDELPIEFYER, from the coding sequence ATGCTTACTTTAAATAAAGTTCACCATATTGCCATTTTATGCTCGGATTATCAAAAATCTAAAACCTTCTATACAGAGGTTTTGGGCTTAACAATTATTAGAGAAATATATCGCGAAGAACGTCAATCTTACAAACTTGATTTGGCTTTGAATGGTATTTATGTAGTTGAATTATTCTCGTTTCCAAATCCGCCAAAAAGACCTTCAAGACCCGAAGCAGTTGGTTTGCGTCACTTGGCTTTTGAAGTCATTAATTTAGAAGAAACTATCGCTTTTCTGGATACAAAAAACATCGAATCAGAACCTATAAGAATTGATGAAACGACTGAAAAAAGATTCACTTTTATTGCTGATCCGGATGAATTGCCGATTGAGTTTTATGAAAGATAG
- a CDS encoding chloride channel protein, producing the protein MNKTAQIKKNHQFIKFRKLVVVSILIGFLSAFLGISLKKITEYYEEIFFHEVTVHPLLYILFPVFGLSVIYFLRHYLFKKKENKGIKEVFESTKSTSKNLPSYKIPSHFINGLITVAFGGSTGIEVSTVVASATIGSVAQQKENVFRQYKTELICAGVAAGVTALFSSPIAGILFALEVISRKVTRAFIISNLIAVSIAFGLLSILKEEPLFTVSITTWHLRAIPYFILLGILAGINSVYLTRCVLFFKSQFGKIDTHYYKILIGSVVLSVSLFIFPQLYGEGYHAIKGIFGNTNEIPLTLTLALTFIGILILKPIVTSVTLASGGDGGVFAPSLFIGAFLGLLLASVLNSFFHVNVIPVNFMIIGMAAVLSASIHAPFTAIFLVCGLTNDYTLFLPILVVCLISKYTAKMIYPFTVYSYSPSLIK; encoded by the coding sequence ATGAACAAAACGGCGCAAATCAAAAAAAATCATCAATTTATTAAATTCCGAAAATTAGTTGTTGTTTCTATTCTAATAGGTTTTTTATCGGCCTTTCTCGGAATTTCACTTAAAAAAATTACAGAATACTACGAAGAAATCTTCTTTCATGAAGTTACTGTACATCCATTATTGTATATTCTTTTCCCTGTTTTTGGATTGTCTGTGATTTATTTTCTAAGACATTATCTTTTTAAGAAAAAAGAAAACAAAGGAATCAAGGAAGTTTTTGAAAGTACAAAATCCACTTCAAAAAATTTACCTTCTTATAAAATCCCATCTCACTTTATAAACGGATTAATAACAGTTGCTTTTGGAGGTTCTACTGGAATTGAAGTTTCTACCGTTGTAGCCTCTGCAACAATTGGTTCTGTAGCGCAGCAAAAAGAAAATGTATTTAGACAATACAAAACCGAATTAATTTGTGCGGGAGTTGCTGCCGGAGTTACCGCTTTATTCAGCAGTCCAATTGCAGGAATTTTGTTTGCTCTGGAAGTTATTTCTCGAAAAGTAACACGAGCTTTTATTATTTCAAATCTAATCGCTGTTTCGATCGCATTCGGATTATTATCTATATTAAAAGAAGAACCTTTATTTACGGTTTCGATTACAACCTGGCATTTAAGAGCGATTCCGTATTTTATTCTTTTAGGAATTTTGGCGGGAATAAATTCTGTTTACTTAACGCGTTGTGTCTTATTCTTTAAATCTCAATTTGGAAAAATCGATACGCATTATTACAAAATATTAATTGGTTCAGTAGTTTTAAGCGTTTCTTTATTCATCTTTCCGCAATTATATGGAGAAGGATATCACGCTATAAAAGGAATATTTGGCAACACAAATGAAATTCCGTTAACGCTGACTTTAGCATTGACTTTTATCGGAATCTTGATTTTAAAACCAATTGTAACTTCGGTAACACTGGCTTCTGGTGGCGATGGCGGCGTTTTTGCTCCAAGTCTTTTTATTGGTGCATTTTTAGGTTTATTACTGGCTTCAGTTCTAAATAGCTTTTTCCATGTAAATGTAATTCCGGTTAATTTTATGATTATCGGAATGGCTGCTGTTTTAAGTGCCAGCATTCATGCGCCTTTTACAGCAATATTCTTAGTTTGTGGACTAACGAATGATTACACGTTATTTTTACCCATTTTAGTAGTTTGTTTAATTTCTAAATATACCGCAAAAATGATTTATCCTTTTACCGTTTACTCCTATTCGCCAAGTTTAATAAAATAA
- a CDS encoding HPP family protein → MPNQKLKRSYRKTRYILYKETLIDSKEHFWSFIGSFVGIGILSYLESIRFSGTDIVFLIGSFGASSVLVYGIIQSPFSQPRNLIGGHVISAIIGVTVNQLVPDIIWLSAPLAVSLSIIFMQITKTLHPPGGATALIAVTGSAQIKDLGYMYVLSPVLDGVLILFITALIFNNMTSSRSYPSHSTYHKRYHKIRKRLIGR, encoded by the coding sequence ATGCCTAATCAAAAATTAAAAAGAAGTTATCGTAAAACGCGCTATATTCTTTATAAAGAAACTCTAATTGACTCCAAAGAACATTTTTGGTCGTTTATAGGATCATTTGTCGGAATTGGAATCTTGTCTTATCTTGAATCTATTCGTTTTTCCGGAACTGATATTGTTTTTCTAATTGGTTCTTTTGGAGCATCGAGTGTATTAGTTTACGGAATTATTCAAAGTCCGTTTTCGCAACCCCGAAATTTAATTGGCGGTCACGTAATCTCAGCAATTATTGGGGTTACCGTAAACCAATTAGTTCCTGATATTATTTGGTTATCTGCTCCATTGGCGGTTTCGTTATCCATTATTTTCATGCAGATTACCAAAACGCTTCATCCTCCCGGCGGTGCAACTGCACTTATTGCCGTTACGGGTTCTGCACAAATAAAAGATTTAGGTTATATGTATGTGCTTTCTCCGGTTTTAGACGGTGTTTTGATTCTGTTTATAACGGCATTAATTTTCAATAATATGACTTCAAGCCGAAGTTATCCAAGTCATAGTACTTATCATAAACGTTATCATAAGATTCGAAAAAGATTGATTGGGAGATAA
- a CDS encoding four helix bundle protein has translation MSDFRKLLIWQKSMSLITKIYFSTNNFPKEEIFGLTSQIRRSSVSISSNIAEGSGRESDKDFLRFLNISVGSLFEMQTQLEIAKNITYLNEQEFNNLYEDSREVERMLVSFIKKIKNRN, from the coding sequence ATGAGTGATTTTCGAAAACTTTTAATCTGGCAGAAATCAATGAGCTTGATTACCAAAATCTATTTTTCAACAAACAATTTTCCAAAAGAAGAAATCTTCGGATTAACGTCACAAATAAGACGAAGCTCGGTTTCAATATCCAGTAATATTGCCGAAGGATCCGGACGAGAAAGCGATAAAGATTTTCTACGCTTTTTAAATATTTCAGTAGGTTCTTTATTTGAAATGCAAACTCAATTAGAAATTGCAAAAAATATAACCTATCTTAACGAACAAGAATTTAATAATTTATATGAGGATAGTCGTGAAGTAGAGAGAATGTTAGTTTCGTTTATTAAGAAAATAAAAAACAGAAACTAA